A genomic window from Halorussus rarus includes:
- a CDS encoding helix-turn-helix domain-containing protein, with translation MKYLRLTLSHPEETVHPMHRFAGESDAVETYRLLHWNATGAGIKTLLFYVEGDRAAYKSELDASLSAGEYTVTPVDDSSFYVHVVDESTDAGTGVADALARDGVVVASPLDYLRDGRVRFTIVGESAALRETVEAIPDETTVELERAGEYDGGIGAATSLLSGRQRDALAAAVDVGYYEVPREGSLDAVADRLGCSAGTASEHLRKAESKLVRDAVGDGT, from the coding sequence GTGAAGTACCTCCGCCTGACGCTGTCTCATCCCGAGGAGACGGTCCATCCGATGCATCGGTTCGCGGGCGAGAGCGACGCGGTGGAGACCTATCGACTGCTCCACTGGAACGCGACCGGGGCCGGTATCAAGACGCTGCTGTTCTACGTCGAGGGCGACCGCGCGGCCTACAAGTCGGAGCTCGACGCCTCGCTGTCGGCCGGCGAGTACACGGTCACGCCCGTCGACGACTCCTCGTTCTACGTCCACGTCGTCGACGAGTCGACCGACGCCGGGACGGGAGTCGCAGACGCGCTGGCGCGCGACGGCGTCGTGGTCGCCTCGCCGCTCGACTACCTGCGGGACGGCCGGGTCCGGTTCACGATCGTCGGCGAGTCTGCGGCGTTGCGGGAGACCGTCGAGGCGATACCGGACGAGACGACGGTCGAACTCGAACGCGCGGGCGAGTACGACGGCGGCATCGGAGCCGCCACGTCGCTGCTCTCGGGCCGCCAGCGCGATGCACTTGCCGCCGCCGTCGACGTCGGCTACTACGAGGTCCCCCGCGAGGGGTCACTCGACGCGGTCGCCGACCGCCTGGGCTGTTCGGCGGGCACGGCGTCCGAACACCTCCGGAAGGCCGAGTCGAAGCTGGTCCGCGACGCCGTCGGAGACGGGACGTGA
- a CDS encoding NADH-quinone oxidoreductase subunit B, giving the protein MSDNQSRSRVRDAQVKTREARRSDQLDDRFNSKLREAFGTSPFILTKLDKFMNWVRSSSMFLLQFGIACCAMEMMHTFGVKHDLDRFGSGVPRASPRQADVMIVPGTIVSKFGPRLKRVYDQMPEPKFVVNMGSCSISGGPFQEGYNVIKGAEQIIPVDIHVPGCPPRPEALVYGIVKLQERVANGESSPVTVKPYELQRFGDLEQDELVEKLADRVDEDTLVMEYDWRQSP; this is encoded by the coding sequence ATGAGCGACAACCAGTCGCGCTCGCGGGTCCGCGACGCGCAGGTGAAGACCCGCGAGGCCCGTCGCAGCGATCAACTGGACGACCGCTTCAACTCGAAGCTACGGGAGGCGTTCGGCACCTCGCCGTTCATCCTCACCAAACTCGACAAGTTCATGAACTGGGTCCGGAGTTCGTCGATGTTCCTGTTGCAGTTCGGCATCGCGTGCTGCGCGATGGAGATGATGCACACCTTCGGCGTGAAACACGACCTCGACCGCTTCGGGTCGGGCGTCCCCCGGGCGTCGCCGCGGCAGGCCGACGTGATGATCGTGCCCGGGACCATCGTCTCGAAGTTCGGCCCGCGGCTCAAGCGGGTGTACGACCAGATGCCCGAGCCCAAGTTCGTCGTGAACATGGGCTCGTGCTCGATCTCTGGCGGACCCTTCCAGGAGGGGTACAACGTCATCAAGGGCGCCGAACAGATCATCCCGGTCGACATCCACGTTCCGGGCTGCCCGCCCCGCCCCGAAGCGCTGGTCTACGGTATCGTCAAGCTCCAGGAGCGGGTCGCCAACGGCGAGTCGAGCCCGGTCACGGTCAAGCCCTACGAGCTCCAGCGGTTCGGCGACCTCGAACAGGACGAACTCGTCGAGAAGCTTGCGGACCGTGTCGACGAGGACACCCTCGTCATGGAGTACGACTGGCGGCAGTCGCCGTAA
- a CDS encoding S8 family serine peptidase, which produces MESPETRRALAVVVLGVLLLAGSLALLAASLSTDTAGRSASANATGASAVGPEVAALHRAGATGENVTVGVVDVTGFDTGAAALDGRIVDARAFGPDETVGNGGRNAHGTAAAETVARVAPDADLYLATIDSPDGFRKAVEWLVAEDVDVVVAPVSFYGMPGDGTSPVADVARRATDAGVVFVSPTGNLARSHWSGQYRGVENGTVAFGGSTRNYVRGDGRDVTVWLSWDRAHRERDYTAELYWTDGSRSRLVARSSPYPGDGVPNERIVARVRSGTYYLRVRGPANATGARLELSSPTHDFQHVRPAGSLVAPASAPAALAVGAYDDGADRVEPFSSRGPTPDDRTGVDLVAPSHPGAVDAERFVGSSAAASYAGGVAALLLDERPGLSPEDVERRLEATAADVGRPGVDPVAGHGLLRPGPAVGAGNATG; this is translated from the coding sequence ATGGAGTCCCCCGAAACCCGGCGCGCGCTGGCGGTCGTAGTTCTCGGCGTCCTCCTGCTCGCCGGCAGTCTCGCCCTCCTCGCCGCCTCGCTCTCGACCGACACCGCAGGCCGGTCGGCGAGCGCGAACGCGACAGGCGCCTCCGCCGTCGGTCCGGAGGTCGCGGCGCTCCACCGTGCGGGCGCGACCGGCGAGAACGTGACCGTCGGCGTCGTCGACGTGACGGGATTCGACACCGGTGCGGCCGCGCTCGACGGGCGGATCGTCGACGCCCGGGCGTTCGGCCCCGACGAGACGGTCGGCAACGGCGGCCGGAACGCCCACGGGACCGCGGCGGCCGAGACCGTCGCCCGCGTCGCGCCGGACGCCGACCTCTACCTGGCGACCATCGACTCGCCCGACGGCTTCCGGAAGGCGGTCGAGTGGCTGGTCGCCGAGGACGTCGACGTCGTGGTCGCGCCGGTGTCGTTCTACGGGATGCCCGGCGACGGCACCTCGCCCGTGGCCGACGTCGCCCGGCGCGCGACCGACGCGGGCGTCGTCTTCGTCTCGCCGACCGGCAACCTCGCGCGGAGCCACTGGTCCGGCCAGTATCGGGGCGTCGAGAACGGCACCGTCGCGTTCGGCGGGAGCACCCGCAACTACGTCCGTGGCGACGGCCGGGACGTGACGGTCTGGCTGTCGTGGGACCGCGCCCACCGCGAGCGGGACTACACCGCCGAACTCTACTGGACCGACGGGAGCCGGAGCCGGCTGGTCGCCCGGTCGTCGCCGTACCCCGGTGACGGAGTACCCAACGAGCGCATCGTCGCCCGGGTCCGGTCGGGAACCTACTACCTCCGGGTCCGCGGTCCCGCGAACGCGACCGGCGCCCGGCTCGAACTCTCCTCGCCGACCCACGACTTCCAGCACGTCCGGCCCGCGGGGAGCCTCGTCGCGCCCGCGAGCGCTCCGGCGGCGCTCGCGGTCGGCGCGTACGACGACGGCGCCGACCGGGTCGAACCGTTCAGCTCCCGAGGACCGACGCCGGACGACCGGACCGGGGTGGACCTCGTCGCGCCGAGCCACCCCGGCGCGGTCGACGCCGAGCGGTTCGTCGGTTCCTCGGCGGCCGCGAGCTACGCCGGCGGCGTCGCCGCGCTCCTCCTCGACGAGCGCCCCGGTCTCTCCCCCGAGGACGTAGAGCGCCGGCTGGAGGCGACCGCGGCCGACGTCGGGCGGCCCGGCGTCGACCCGGTCGCGGGCCACGGGCTGCTCCGCCCCGGTCCGGCGGTCGGCGCGGGCAACGCGACCGGTTAA
- a CDS encoding ArsR/SmtB family transcription factor, whose amino-acid sequence MSGLIERLQDRTASGDEQLRVLDVEGEETDDVLDALGPETRRAVYRTLFESPATPSELAERVDTSVQNLHYHLSTLEEAGLIAPVDTRYSEKGNEMTVYAPATDPLVLVGDSDVRPQVRHSLADVVGGLGILAGASLLVQWGVERLASPAVGRGTVVGPASPAADPTTARETLAWVVFDLAEPGVVFFCGCLVVVAVAALAMKR is encoded by the coding sequence ATGTCGGGACTCATCGAACGACTCCAGGACCGGACCGCGAGCGGCGACGAGCAGCTGCGAGTCCTCGACGTCGAGGGCGAGGAGACCGACGACGTCCTCGACGCGCTCGGTCCCGAGACGCGCCGGGCGGTGTACCGGACTCTGTTCGAGTCGCCGGCCACGCCCTCGGAACTCGCCGAGCGCGTCGACACCTCGGTCCAGAACCTCCACTACCACCTCTCGACGCTCGAGGAGGCGGGCCTCATCGCGCCGGTCGACACCCGCTACTCCGAGAAGGGCAACGAGATGACGGTGTACGCGCCCGCCACCGACCCCCTCGTGCTGGTCGGCGACAGCGACGTCCGGCCGCAGGTCCGACACTCGCTGGCGGACGTCGTCGGCGGGCTCGGCATCCTGGCGGGCGCCAGCCTGCTGGTCCAGTGGGGCGTCGAGCGGCTCGCCAGCCCCGCGGTCGGCCGGGGCACCGTTGTCGGACCGGCGAGTCCGGCCGCCGACCCGACGACGGCCCGCGAGACCCTCGCGTGGGTCGTCTTCGACCTCGCGGAGCCCGGGGTCGTCTTCTTCTGCGGCTGTCTGGTCGTCGTCGCGGTCGCGGCGCTCGCGATGAAGCGGTAG
- a CDS encoding BGTF surface domain-containing protein, which yields MTSGRRALAAALVALLAVASGTAASTPAASATAAPDGNGTAIVTDGEELVLEAGANQTIRGETDLSPGTTLSVNVEGDTFLLTDTTAVTDEQTFNVTLDLSDFGEQDVAVRVYRSETVLAEADGRIVCKTDCESTATDSDEESGTAADGPAVQAITEVTQNRTASVKVLFGGADAVTVSVGGPEVNYVVNGTVRDRDGDGRATVLFHTNRAGTDEPTLAVVDDNETRVVEASSETSLNAPLAPGSYDVRLYDGPNATGEVAAEGRVVVFEETANSAEESGASANDTATTIGTVSGGGANGSSAGESGDRFLSGVGMIAAGGVLAVLGVGVVLGLFRN from the coding sequence ATGACCTCCGGAAGGCGTGCGTTGGCCGCCGCACTGGTCGCCCTCCTCGCAGTCGCGTCGGGCACCGCGGCGTCGACACCCGCAGCGTCGGCGACCGCGGCTCCCGACGGGAACGGAACCGCCATCGTCACCGACGGCGAGGAGCTGGTCCTCGAAGCCGGCGCGAACCAGACGATCCGCGGCGAGACGGACCTGTCGCCCGGTACCACCCTCAGTGTCAACGTCGAAGGAGACACGTTCTTACTGACGGACACGACCGCGGTCACCGACGAGCAAACGTTCAACGTCACGCTGGACCTGAGCGACTTCGGCGAACAGGACGTGGCCGTCAGGGTGTACCGGAGCGAGACGGTCCTGGCGGAAGCCGACGGGAGGATCGTCTGCAAAACCGACTGCGAGTCGACGGCAACGGACTCCGACGAGGAGAGCGGGACCGCCGCGGACGGCCCCGCCGTCCAGGCCATCACGGAGGTGACGCAGAACCGGACCGCCTCGGTAAAGGTGCTGTTCGGCGGCGCCGATGCCGTCACCGTCTCGGTCGGCGGCCCCGAGGTCAACTACGTCGTCAACGGAACCGTCCGCGACCGGGACGGTGACGGGCGCGCGACCGTCCTGTTCCACACGAACCGGGCGGGGACCGACGAGCCCACGCTGGCGGTCGTCGACGACAACGAGACCCGCGTCGTCGAGGCCAGCTCCGAGACGTCGTTAAACGCGCCGCTGGCTCCAGGTTCGTACGACGTGCGGCTGTACGACGGCCCGAACGCGACCGGCGAGGTCGCGGCCGAGGGACGCGTCGTCGTCTTCGAGGAGACCGCCAACTCGGCCGAGGAGAGCGGCGCGTCGGCGAACGACACCGCGACGACGATCGGAACCGTCTCGGGCGGCGGCGCGAACGGTTCGAGCGCCGGCGAGTCCGGCGACCGGTTCCTGAGCGGCGTCGGGATGATCGCGGCCGGCGGCGTGCTCGCGGTGCTGGGAGTCGGCGTCGTCCTCGGGCTCTTCCGGAACTGA
- a CDS encoding polyprenyl synthetase family protein: protein MDYPESRRALVEDRLEVVLDRVEPTELAEEVRHVALSGGKRVRPTVTVLSCEAAGGEAEDAVDFAVGIELVHDASLVVDDVIDRSDTRRGNASAWAEFGYAPAIVASDGLIGEAFELFSPDPRAMEAVADAMVELGEGEATELVARPAGREEYMELARRKTGALFRAAAELGAIAADADPATVEAFGEYAEKVGVAFQIRDDVLDATADADDLGKPTGHDAEMGRPSIVRVTDLDADEAAALAHRQSDEALAALDRAATPDLAATDYLRDLAEFVVTREH, encoded by the coding sequence ATGGATTACCCCGAGTCCCGGCGGGCGCTGGTCGAGGACCGGCTGGAGGTCGTCCTCGACCGGGTCGAACCGACGGAACTCGCCGAGGAGGTCCGCCACGTCGCGCTGTCGGGGGGCAAGCGCGTCCGGCCGACCGTCACCGTGCTCTCCTGCGAAGCGGCCGGGGGCGAGGCCGAGGACGCGGTCGACTTCGCGGTTGGGATCGAACTGGTCCACGACGCCTCGCTGGTCGTCGACGACGTCATCGACCGGTCGGACACCCGTCGGGGGAACGCGAGCGCGTGGGCCGAGTTCGGCTACGCGCCCGCCATCGTCGCCAGCGACGGCCTCATCGGCGAGGCCTTCGAGCTGTTCTCGCCCGACCCCCGGGCGATGGAGGCGGTCGCCGACGCGATGGTCGAACTCGGCGAGGGCGAGGCGACCGAACTCGTCGCCCGGCCGGCCGGCCGCGAGGAGTACATGGAGCTGGCCCGCCGGAAGACCGGGGCGCTGTTCCGGGCCGCCGCCGAACTCGGCGCCATCGCGGCCGACGCCGACCCCGCGACCGTCGAGGCGTTCGGCGAGTACGCCGAGAAGGTCGGCGTCGCGTTCCAGATCCGCGACGACGTGCTCGACGCGACCGCCGACGCCGACGACCTGGGCAAGCCGACCGGCCACGACGCCGAGATGGGCCGGCCCTCCATCGTCCGGGTGACCGACCTCGACGCCGACGAGGCGGCCGCCCTCGCCCACCGGCAGTCCGACGAGGCGCTGGCCGCGCTCGACCGGGCGGCCACGCCCGACCTCGCGGCGACCGACTACCTCCGGGACCTCGCGGAGTTCGTCGTCACCCGCGAGCACTAG
- a CDS encoding DUF373 family protein, protein MLLVLCVDLDDDLGRKTDFDTPVIGRDDVEAAAVALATADPEDSDVNVMFEGVHLADRIDDETVEVAVVTGTEGGDIAANRAVGDEVDEVLASLSTSEEIQAVIVTDGAQDESVIPVIRSRVPIDGVRRVVVRQAQDLESMYYTIKQVLDDPETRGTILVPLGILLLIYPLSIVSDLLGLPGAAVFGVTSGLLGLYVLGRGLGVERLLDRAAEKARNSLYAGRVTLITYVVAAALLVIGGVRGVEMLETVKGETGGAVGPLHVLAALVYGAVTWFTAAGITTSLGQITDEYLADRFQWRYLNAPFYVLSIALVLHAISAYFLSRVPLDLPRLTYLAVMLTIGTLLGLTSTLAFAIAESRRSRRAEQVG, encoded by the coding sequence ATGCTGCTGGTCCTGTGCGTGGACCTCGACGACGACCTCGGTCGCAAGACGGACTTCGACACGCCGGTCATCGGTCGCGACGACGTCGAGGCCGCCGCGGTGGCGTTAGCCACGGCCGACCCCGAGGACAGCGACGTCAACGTCATGTTCGAGGGGGTCCACCTCGCCGACCGCATCGACGACGAGACGGTCGAGGTCGCGGTCGTGACCGGCACCGAGGGCGGCGACATCGCGGCCAACCGGGCGGTCGGCGACGAGGTCGACGAGGTGCTGGCCAGCCTCTCGACCAGCGAGGAGATACAGGCGGTCATCGTGACCGACGGCGCCCAGGACGAGAGCGTCATCCCGGTCATCCGGTCGCGGGTCCCCATCGACGGCGTCCGCCGGGTGGTCGTCCGCCAGGCCCAGGACCTCGAGTCGATGTACTACACCATCAAGCAGGTGCTCGACGACCCCGAGACACGCGGGACCATCCTCGTCCCGCTGGGCATCCTGCTGCTCATCTACCCGCTCTCGATCGTCTCGGACCTGCTCGGGTTGCCCGGCGCGGCGGTGTTCGGCGTCACCTCCGGGCTGCTCGGCCTCTACGTCCTCGGTCGGGGTCTCGGCGTCGAGCGCCTGCTCGACCGGGCGGCCGAGAAGGCCCGCAACAGCCTCTACGCCGGCCGGGTCACGCTCATCACCTACGTCGTCGCCGCGGCGCTGCTGGTCATCGGCGGGGTCCGCGGCGTCGAGATGCTCGAGACGGTCAAGGGCGAGACCGGCGGCGCGGTGGGGCCGCTCCACGTCCTCGCGGCGCTGGTATATGGCGCGGTGACGTGGTTCACCGCCGCGGGCATCACCACCAGCCTCGGTCAGATCACCGACGAGTACCTGGCCGACCGCTTTCAGTGGCGCTACCTCAACGCGCCGTTCTACGTCCTCTCTATCGCCCTGGTGCTCCACGCAATCAGCGCGTACTTCCTGAGCCGGGTTCCGCTCGACCTGCCCCGGCTGACCTACCTCGCGGTCATGCTCACCATCGGAACGCTGCTGGGGCTCACCAGTACGCTCGCGTTCGCCATCGCTGAGTCGCGGCGGTCCCGGCGGGCCGAGCAGGTCGGGTAG
- a CDS encoding glycosyltransferase, translating into MLAIANALRDRGAEVLLAGGGAGTEFVSLHGYDEFEPTTVDYIDTYQGGSLGQVLARSVPASARRVAEYVDWLGETDPDALVTDDMFAAMAASRTDVPLYVLKHDVPGLYRDPVERSGARFHTAFQSAVTREFFYPAVWPPAAIDPDFATRIPPVSLDEPDRELDECDRDGGGEVREAADVVLVPSHYSEFDRLAARLEREGHDVLHVGADDWEPVPSLLPYIRGADAVVCSGYSTVMDAAVAGTPCVVWPETDEQEAVAEQLARPDVDGFAVADDALDVLDAVESPPSATPSDNGADVVAERVVEDLAGIAESRIDGSSPAVASSPVPVPDGGRSPTRRRTALFDGGKGLSLAVRTLLGVGLSVRDARTRLVGRAERAAASTLSGVLLAVLVVKGLTARGRTRR; encoded by the coding sequence ATGCTAGCCATCGCCAACGCGCTCCGCGACCGGGGCGCCGAGGTGCTGCTGGCCGGCGGCGGCGCCGGCACCGAGTTCGTCTCGCTCCACGGGTACGACGAGTTCGAGCCGACGACCGTCGACTACATCGACACCTACCAGGGCGGGTCGCTCGGGCAGGTCCTCGCCCGGAGCGTCCCCGCCAGCGCCCGCCGGGTCGCCGAGTACGTCGACTGGCTCGGCGAGACAGACCCCGACGCGCTGGTCACCGACGACATGTTCGCCGCGATGGCCGCCTCCCGGACCGACGTGCCCCTCTACGTCCTGAAACACGACGTCCCCGGCCTCTACCGCGACCCCGTCGAGCGGAGCGGCGCCCGGTTCCACACGGCGTTCCAGTCGGCGGTCACCCGGGAGTTCTTCTACCCCGCCGTCTGGCCGCCCGCGGCCATCGACCCCGACTTCGCGACCCGCATTCCGCCGGTCTCGCTGGACGAGCCCGATCGGGAACTGGACGAATGCGACCGGGATGGCGGCGGCGAGGTGCGCGAGGCCGCCGACGTCGTCCTCGTGCCGAGCCACTACTCGGAGTTCGACCGCCTCGCGGCCCGCCTCGAACGCGAGGGCCACGACGTGCTCCACGTCGGCGCCGACGACTGGGAGCCCGTCCCGTCTCTGCTCCCGTACATCAGGGGCGCCGACGCGGTGGTCTGCTCGGGCTACTCGACCGTCATGGACGCCGCGGTCGCCGGCACGCCCTGCGTCGTCTGGCCCGAGACCGACGAGCAGGAGGCGGTCGCCGAGCAGTTGGCCCGGCCCGACGTCGACGGGTTCGCCGTGGCCGACGACGCCCTCGACGTGCTCGACGCCGTCGAGTCGCCGCCCTCGGCGACCCCGTCGGACAACGGGGCCGACGTCGTCGCCGAGCGGGTGGTCGAGGACCTCGCCGGCATCGCGGAATCGCGGATCGACGGGTCATCGCCGGCCGTCGCATCGTCGCCGGTCCCGGTCCCCGACGGCGGTCGGTCGCCGACGCGCCGGCGGACGGCCCTGTTCGACGGCGGGAAGGGACTGTCGCTCGCCGTCCGGACGCTGCTCGGCGTCGGTCTGTCGGTGCGGGACGCCCGGACCCGGCTCGTCGGGCGGGCCGAGCGTGCCGCGGCGTCGACGCTGAGCGGTGTCCTGCTGGCGGTGCTGGTCGTCAAGGGACTGACGGCGCGGGGACGGACGCGGCGATAG
- a CDS encoding radical SAM protein, protein MISKGCEQCAKGGKMVLFVYGYCDQRDCFYCPLGENRKNVTDVYANERKVESDEDVVAEAERMDALGTSITGGEPQEAMEKTCRYLSLLKEEFGEDHHTHLYTGITGGRENMRRLSEAGLDEIRFHPPLDLWGEMHGTEWEDILYVAREEGLTPAFEIPGIRAEEEFLEFLDEGAAEFCNVNEFEMSDGNFRRMQEEGYELQDGHMSAVEGSKEILDQMGDHDRVYFCTSVFKDAAQHRNRMKRMARNIRREFDEVTDDGTLVYGKTWETRQRLEELGVPEEFYTVKSDHVELAWWLLEEMVQEGDVEKGEIVEQYPTVDGQVVERTPLA, encoded by the coding sequence ATGATCTCGAAGGGCTGCGAACAGTGCGCCAAGGGGGGCAAGATGGTGCTCTTCGTCTACGGCTACTGCGACCAGCGGGACTGCTTCTACTGTCCCCTCGGCGAGAACCGCAAGAACGTCACCGACGTCTACGCCAACGAGCGGAAGGTCGAGTCCGACGAGGACGTCGTCGCCGAGGCCGAGCGCATGGACGCGCTGGGCACCTCCATCACCGGCGGGGAGCCCCAGGAGGCGATGGAAAAGACCTGTCGGTACCTCTCGCTGCTCAAGGAGGAGTTCGGCGAGGACCACCACACGCACCTCTACACCGGCATCACGGGCGGCCGCGAGAACATGCGCCGGCTCTCGGAGGCCGGCCTCGACGAGATCCGGTTCCACCCGCCGCTGGACCTCTGGGGCGAGATGCACGGCACCGAGTGGGAGGACATCCTCTACGTCGCCCGCGAGGAGGGGCTGACCCCCGCGTTCGAGATTCCGGGCATCCGGGCCGAGGAGGAGTTCCTCGAGTTCTTGGACGAGGGCGCCGCGGAGTTCTGCAACGTCAACGAGTTCGAGATGAGCGACGGCAACTTCCGCCGGATGCAGGAGGAGGGCTACGAGCTCCAGGACGGTCACATGAGCGCGGTCGAGGGGTCGAAGGAGATCCTCGACCAGATGGGCGACCACGACCGGGTGTACTTCTGCACCTCCGTGTTCAAGGACGCCGCCCAGCACCGCAACCGGATGAAGCGCATGGCCCGGAACATCCGTCGGGAGTTCGACGAGGTGACCGACGACGGGACGCTGGTGTACGGCAAGACGTGGGAGACGAGACAGCGCCTCGAGGAGCTCGGCGTGCCCGAGGAGTTCTACACCGTCAAGTCCGACCACGTCGAGCTGGCGTGGTGGCTGCTCGAGGAGATGGTCCAGGAGGGCGACGTCGAGAAGGGCGAGATCGTCGAGCAGTACCCCACCGTCGACGGCCAGGTGGTCGAGCGGACGCCGCTGGCCTGA